A single genomic interval of Leptotrichia trevisanii DSM 22070 harbors:
- a CDS encoding ACP phosphodiesterase: MNFLAHSLISLEIDEQENKKTLYGNFTGDFYKGLVDKIELPKELKDGIILHRIIDGISDRNENFLNELLVERFGIFKGIVSDMFIDHFLAKNFDRLFNENINNIEKKILYNISENQVFFPKKFAKTFKWIESEKVMSNYKNIDFLERAFYGISQRVRKGEILRLAVGELEKNYSAFEEKSIKEFFYVKEESIKSFLMNS, translated from the coding sequence ATGAATTTTTTAGCACATTCACTAATTTCGCTGGAAATTGATGAACAGGAAAATAAAAAGACATTATATGGAAATTTTACTGGAGATTTTTACAAGGGGCTGGTTGATAAAATAGAACTTCCCAAGGAGCTGAAGGATGGGATTATTTTACATCGGATAATTGATGGTATTTCTGACAGGAATGAGAATTTTTTGAATGAATTGCTTGTGGAAAGATTTGGAATTTTTAAAGGGATTGTGTCCGATATGTTTATTGATCATTTTTTAGCCAAAAATTTTGATAGGTTATTCAATGAAAATATTAATAATATTGAAAAGAAGATACTGTATAATATATCTGAAAATCAAGTTTTTTTTCCAAAGAAATTCGCCAAAACATTCAAATGGATTGAAAGTGAGAAAGTAATGTCCAATTACAAAAATATAGATTTTTTGGAGCGAGCATTTTATGGGATTTCTCAAAGAGTCAGAAAGGGAGAAATTTTAAGGCTGGCTGTAGGAGAGCTGGAAAAAAATTACAGTGCTTTTGAAGAAAAATCTATAAAGGAATTTTTTTATGTAAAAGAGGAAAGTATAAAAAGTTTTTTGATGAACAGTTAA
- a CDS encoding nitroreductase family protein: MDELIKQLQNRRSVREFTGEKIKEEDLKTILATAQRAANSVNGQQTSLIVVRDKEKLAKIAELCGGQKHIAEADAFVFVLVDFHRGVYAANSVGKRNIAPKSADGILVGAVDAGIVVSALQTAAFALGYGSTVIGAIRKKTKEFIKMLGLPEYVFPIVGSTLGVPVERKLTRVKPRVPLDTFVFEDTYDAKKVEEGVEFHEKDTVAWREENGTPQLPSYKEMIVRIYENFYNKSKQDLEDQGFKFADELDEK, encoded by the coding sequence ATGGATGAATTGATAAAACAATTGCAAAATAGACGTTCTGTAAGGGAATTTACAGGAGAAAAGATAAAGGAAGAAGATTTGAAGACAATACTTGCGACTGCTCAAAGGGCGGCAAATTCAGTTAATGGACAGCAAACTTCGTTGATTGTTGTAAGAGATAAGGAAAAATTGGCAAAAATTGCGGAACTTTGTGGAGGACAGAAGCATATTGCAGAGGCTGACGCTTTTGTATTTGTATTAGTTGACTTCCATCGTGGAGTTTATGCGGCAAATTCTGTTGGAAAGAGAAATATCGCTCCAAAATCTGCGGATGGAATTCTAGTTGGTGCAGTAGATGCGGGAATTGTTGTAAGTGCGTTGCAGACAGCAGCTTTTGCTCTTGGATACGGAAGTACCGTAATTGGAGCAATTAGAAAGAAAACAAAGGAATTTATAAAAATGCTTGGGTTACCAGAATATGTATTTCCAATAGTAGGAAGCACGCTTGGAGTGCCTGTGGAAAGAAAATTGACTAGGGTAAAACCAAGAGTTCCATTAGATACATTTGTATTTGAAGATACTTATGATGCAAAAAAAGTGGAGGAAGGTGTAGAATTTCACGAAAAAGATACAGTAGCTTGGCGTGAAGAAAATGGAACACCACAATTACCATCATACAAGGAAATGATTGTAAGAATCTATGAAAATTTCTATAATAAATCAAAACAGGACTTGGAAGATCAAGGATTCAAATTTGCTGATGAATTGGACGAAAAATAA
- a CDS encoding phosphomevalonate kinase produces MSKNKIITNQTCGKLYIAGEYSILTAEQSAIIKNINIFMTSKINFADKYTIFSDMFDYAITLEKTAFDKKTSQNFDKNYSLICETIAVINEYLKFQNLEIKTFNLEINGKMEIDNKKLGIGSSGSVVVLTIKSILSLYNLKVSKEILFKLSSYVLLKRGDNGSMGDIACISYENLIFYKSFDRKKISELMKNETLESVLKTNWNYEISELHFNKNNLNCNFLVGWTKEPAISSNLINIVKNSIDENFLKNVENIVQDLRIAMKNGDKPMIKKCINKNGKLLQNLNENIYSQKLLKLVNSAQKLDICAKSSGAGGGDCGIALSFNKNDTKTIIDRWEKFGIELLYAEKL; encoded by the coding sequence ATGTCAAAAAATAAAATAATAACTAACCAAACTTGTGGAAAACTTTATATTGCTGGAGAATATTCAATTCTAACAGCTGAACAAAGTGCAATCATAAAAAATATAAATATCTTTATGACTTCAAAAATAAATTTTGCTGATAAATACACAATTTTTTCAGATATGTTCGATTATGCTATAACTCTTGAAAAAACGGCTTTCGATAAAAAAACTTCACAAAATTTTGACAAAAATTATTCACTCATCTGTGAAACAATAGCTGTTATAAATGAATATTTAAAATTCCAAAACTTGGAAATCAAGACTTTCAATCTGGAAATTAATGGAAAAATGGAAATAGATAACAAAAAACTAGGAATTGGCTCAAGTGGCAGTGTTGTTGTTTTAACAATAAAATCCATTTTAAGCCTATACAATCTAAAAGTTTCAAAGGAAATACTTTTCAAGCTGTCTTCCTATGTGCTGCTAAAACGTGGAGATAACGGCTCTATGGGGGATATAGCCTGCATTTCCTACGAAAACTTAATTTTTTATAAATCTTTCGACAGAAAAAAAATTAGTGAGTTAATGAAAAACGAAACTCTGGAAAGTGTTCTAAAAACTAACTGGAATTACGAAATTTCTGAACTTCACTTCAACAAAAACAATTTAAATTGTAATTTTTTAGTCGGCTGGACAAAAGAACCTGCTATTTCTAGTAATTTAATAAACATTGTAAAAAATTCAATTGATGAAAACTTTTTAAAAAATGTAGAAAATATCGTACAAGATTTGAGAATTGCCATGAAAAATGGAGATAAGCCAATGATAAAAAAATGCATTAATAAAAATGGGAAATTACTTCAAAACTTAAATGAAAATATTTATAGCCAAAAATTATTAAAATTAGTAAATTCTGCTCAAAAACTGGATATTTGTGCCAAAAGCAGCGGTGCTGGAGGCGGAGATTGTGGAATCGCCCTTTCCTTTAACAAAAATGATACAAAAACTATTATCGACAGATGGGAAAAATTCGGGATTGAATTACTGTATGCTGAAAAATTATAA
- the fni gene encoding type 2 isopentenyl-diphosphate Delta-isomerase — MKNRKDEHIKYALEHRSDHNSFDDVELIHSSIPKYNLDEIDLSTHFANHDFEFPFFINAITGGSENAKKINQKLAKVANECNLLFVTGSYSAALKNSDDDSFNIVKKENPDLQLATNIGIDKNYTAGITAIKALNPLFLQVHVNLMQELIMPEGSRNFDEWENNLKEFVQNIKIPIILKEVGFGMTEDTIKQGIRLGIKTFDISGRGGTSFAFIENMRRENSLDYLNNWGQTTVSCLLNLKNYTDKVEIIASGGVRNPLDIIKCLVLGAKAVGISRTILELVVKYDVEKVIEIVENWKTECKMIMCALNAKHIKELQNVKFILYEKTLEFSTQKF; from the coding sequence ATGAAAAATAGAAAAGATGAGCATATTAAGTATGCGCTGGAACATAGGAGCGATCATAACAGCTTTGATGATGTCGAGCTTATTCACAGTTCCATTCCAAAATACAATTTAGATGAGATTGATTTATCAACTCATTTCGCAAACCACGATTTTGAATTTCCATTTTTTATTAACGCAATTACAGGTGGAAGCGAAAATGCGAAAAAAATTAATCAAAAACTGGCAAAAGTCGCAAATGAATGCAATTTGCTGTTCGTAACAGGCTCGTATAGTGCCGCTCTAAAAAATTCTGATGATGATTCATTTAATATTGTAAAAAAGGAAAATCCAGATTTACAACTTGCCACAAATATTGGAATTGATAAAAATTACACAGCTGGAATTACCGCTATAAAGGCTCTAAATCCATTATTTTTACAAGTTCACGTAAATCTAATGCAGGAATTAATTATGCCAGAAGGTAGCCGAAACTTTGATGAATGGGAAAACAATTTAAAAGAATTTGTACAAAATATAAAAATTCCAATTATTTTAAAAGAAGTTGGATTTGGAATGACAGAAGATACCATAAAACAGGGAATTAGGCTGGGAATAAAGACTTTTGACATAAGCGGGCGTGGTGGCACAAGTTTTGCCTTTATTGAAAATATGCGACGTGAAAACAGCCTTGATTACCTGAATAACTGGGGACAGACTACTGTTTCCTGCCTTTTAAATCTAAAAAATTACACAGACAAAGTGGAAATTATCGCAAGTGGCGGGGTACGAAATCCGCTGGATATAATAAAATGCCTTGTTTTAGGTGCAAAAGCTGTCGGAATTTCCAGAACGATTTTAGAATTGGTTGTAAAATATGATGTTGAAAAAGTAATCGAAATTGTGGAAAACTGGAAAACTGAATGTAAAATGATAATGTGTGCCTTAAATGCAAAACATATTAAAGAATTGCAAAATGTAAAATTTATTTTGTATGAAAAAACATTAGAATTTTCTACGCAAAAATTTTAA
- a CDS encoding HAD family hydrolase yields MKKKIIVYDFDKTIYDGETGVNFSTFYLRKYPLKSILFLIKYSKDLLFYLVKIINLTTLKERYFEFLETYSREEIEKLVADFWETKKHKIYPWIKVELERNKKDCEMVIVSSASPLFLIEHFLLSLGYDKVFGTNFVNDNKETFIAKIDGENNKGDEKVKKLNEWAKQNNFEYEIIEFYSDSLADKPLYDISKKTYWIKNGVKLEGMPKRKTLIDKLFWK; encoded by the coding sequence ATGAAAAAAAAAATTATAGTTTATGATTTTGACAAAACAATTTACGATGGAGAAACTGGTGTTAATTTTTCCACATTTTATTTAAGAAAATATCCGTTAAAGTCCATTTTATTTTTGATAAAATATTCAAAGGACTTGCTTTTTTATCTAGTAAAAATAATAAATTTGACTACTTTGAAGGAAAGATATTTTGAATTTTTGGAAACCTATTCAAGAGAAGAAATTGAAAAATTAGTAGCAGATTTCTGGGAAACTAAAAAACATAAAATTTATCCGTGGATAAAAGTCGAGCTGGAAAGAAACAAAAAAGACTGTGAAATGGTTATCGTATCTTCTGCAAGCCCTCTGTTCCTAATCGAACACTTTTTATTATCACTTGGCTATGACAAAGTTTTTGGAACAAATTTTGTAAATGATAACAAGGAAACCTTTATTGCCAAAATTGACGGAGAAAACAACAAAGGCGATGAGAAAGTAAAAAAACTGAATGAATGGGCAAAACAAAATAATTTTGAATACGAAATTATAGAATTTTACTCTGACAGTCTAGCAGACAAACCACTTTACGATATTTCCAAAAAAACATACTGGATTAAGAATGGAGTTAAGTTGGAAGGGATGCCAAAGAGAAAGACTTTGATTGATAAATTATTTTGGAAATAA
- the frr gene encoding ribosome recycling factor → MLNAILKEAEEKMQKSVENTKDKFSHVRAGRASVSMLDGVTVEAYGAQTPLNQVGTVSAPEARLLVIDPWDKSLIPVIEKTILQANLGFNPSNDGKVIRLVVPELTEDRRKEYVKMVKKEAEEGKVAIRNVRKDVNNKLRKLEKDSEITEDELKSSEEKVQKSTDKFIAQVDDALSKKEKELLTV, encoded by the coding sequence ATGTTAAATGCAATTTTAAAAGAAGCTGAAGAAAAAATGCAAAAATCTGTGGAAAACACAAAAGATAAGTTTTCTCACGTAAGAGCAGGGCGTGCAAGTGTTTCTATGCTTGATGGAGTAACAGTGGAAGCCTATGGTGCTCAAACTCCACTTAATCAAGTTGGAACAGTTTCAGCTCCAGAAGCTAGATTATTAGTAATTGATCCTTGGGACAAATCACTAATTCCAGTAATTGAAAAAACTATTTTACAGGCAAACTTAGGATTTAACCCGTCAAACGATGGTAAAGTTATCAGACTTGTTGTACCAGAACTTACAGAAGATCGTAGAAAAGAATATGTAAAAATGGTAAAAAAAGAAGCTGAAGAAGGAAAAGTTGCAATCAGAAACGTAAGAAAAGATGTAAACAATAAACTAAGAAAACTTGAAAAAGACAGCGAAATCACAGAAGATGAATTAAAATCAAGTGAAGAAAAAGTGCAAAAATCAACAGATAAATTTATCGCACAAGTTGATGATGCTTTGAGTAAAAAAGAAAAAGAATTGTTGACAGTTTAA
- the pyrH gene encoding UMP kinase, whose protein sequence is MLKYKRILLKLSGEALAGNKEFGFSNEVLESFAKQIKDVHEKGVEIAIVIGGGNIFRGISGMEKGFDRVTGDTMGMLATIMNGLALQNAIESIGVPTRVMTALQMPQVAELYIRRKAIRHLEKGRVVIFAGGTSNPYFTTDSSGALRAVEIQADVLAKGTKVDGIYDKDPMKFNDAVRYDTVTFDEAISKNLGVMDTAALSLCRENQMPIVVFNALEEGNILKMAQGDNIGTTVKK, encoded by the coding sequence ATGCTTAAATATAAAAGAATATTATTAAAACTAAGTGGAGAGGCACTGGCAGGGAACAAGGAATTTGGTTTTTCAAATGAAGTGCTTGAAAGTTTTGCAAAACAGATAAAGGATGTACATGAAAAAGGTGTGGAAATTGCCATTGTTATTGGTGGTGGAAATATTTTCCGTGGGATAAGCGGAATGGAAAAAGGCTTTGACAGAGTGACTGGCGATACAATGGGAATGCTTGCGACAATTATGAATGGACTTGCACTGCAAAATGCAATTGAAAGCATAGGAGTGCCAACAAGAGTTATGACAGCACTTCAAATGCCACAAGTAGCTGAGCTTTATATCAGACGTAAGGCAATAAGACATTTGGAAAAAGGAAGAGTTGTTATCTTTGCAGGAGGAACAAGCAATCCTTACTTTACGACGGATTCTTCGGGAGCACTAAGAGCTGTGGAAATTCAGGCAGATGTACTTGCAAAAGGAACAAAAGTCGATGGAATCTATGATAAGGATCCGATGAAGTTTAATGACGCTGTGAGATATGATACAGTAACCTTTGACGAAGCTATCTCAAAAAATCTGGGAGTAATGGATACAGCGGCACTTTCACTATGTAGGGAAAACCAAATGCCAATCGTGGTATTTAACGCTTTGGAAGAGGGAAATATCTTAAAAATGGCTCAAGGCGATAATATAGGAACAACTGTAAAAAAATAA
- the tsf gene encoding translation elongation factor Ts — translation MAITTALIKELRERTGAGMLDCKKALQENDGDIEKAIDWLREKGIAKAAKKSGRVAAEGLVFAAISEDRKKGAILEFNSETDFVAKNDEFKSFGEKLVALTLNHDLTSEDELKAFELEGKTVETHLTELIAKIGENMNVRRLKVVSTDGFIETYIHLGGKIGVLLNVNGEATPENIEKAKGVAMHIAAMDPKYLDKSQVTADDLEREKEIARHQLESEGKPANIIEKILEGKMRKFYEENCLVQQKYVRDDSVTIEKFIAPSTINSFDRFKVGEGIEKEEVDFAAEVAAQISGN, via the coding sequence GTGGCAATTACAACAGCACTTATTAAAGAATTAAGAGAAAGAACAGGAGCAGGAATGCTTGACTGTAAAAAGGCTTTACAAGAAAATGACGGAGACATTGAAAAAGCGATTGACTGGTTAAGAGAAAAAGGGATTGCTAAGGCAGCTAAAAAATCTGGAAGAGTTGCAGCAGAAGGATTGGTATTTGCAGCAATATCTGAAGATAGAAAAAAAGGTGCTATCTTAGAATTTAACTCTGAAACTGACTTCGTTGCTAAAAATGATGAATTCAAATCTTTTGGAGAAAAATTAGTAGCATTGACTTTAAATCACGATTTGACAAGCGAAGATGAATTAAAAGCGTTTGAACTTGAAGGAAAAACTGTTGAAACTCACCTAACAGAATTAATCGCTAAAATTGGTGAAAATATGAATGTAAGAAGACTAAAAGTTGTTTCAACTGACGGATTCATCGAAACTTATATTCACTTAGGCGGAAAAATTGGTGTATTATTAAATGTTAATGGAGAAGCTACTCCTGAAAATATCGAAAAAGCAAAAGGTGTTGCAATGCACATTGCGGCAATGGATCCAAAATATTTGGATAAATCACAAGTTACGGCTGATGATTTGGAAAGAGAAAAGGAAATTGCAAGACATCAATTGGAATCAGAAGGAAAACCGGCTAATATAATTGAAAAAATATTAGAAGGAAAAATGAGAAAATTCTACGAAGAAAACTGCTTAGTGCAACAAAAATATGTTAGAGATGACAGCGTTACTATTGAAAAATTTATTGCCCCTAGTACAATAAATTCATTTGACAGATTCAAAGTTGGAGAAGGAATCGAAAAAGAAGAAGTAGATTTTGCTGCTGAAGTAGCTGCACAAATTTCTGGAAATTAA
- a CDS encoding tetratricopeptide repeat protein: MKKFLVGLFLLASLSVLGANVNTERKLSTDREDKFLMLDEVSHVPDYEKFMSTYAKEKDDFRKNFRAMQEKNDNKGLIALMKKYIEKYPNDAYAYEVMGSLYVSENNTKEADKYFSKAIELGDDDTGKYSFVLLYANEKKGVKRKQADKYFEELSQGSYSERGLRELRISKTEALTGNAYAILRLAAFYYDSGHPRQAEKYAKEFLEFDKEDYFIIEMLSGTYFEQKKYAEAEKFLLPLAKKGNTQAQWFLAMGYFETKKFKEAESWAKKALDGAKKEGSFSKHIEQLLMMLDGELNK, translated from the coding sequence ATGAAAAAATTTTTAGTTGGACTATTTTTATTAGCAAGTTTAAGTGTTCTAGGTGCAAATGTAAATACCGAACGTAAATTAAGCACTGATAGGGAAGATAAGTTTTTAATGCTGGATGAAGTTAGTCATGTACCAGATTATGAAAAATTTATGAGTACTTATGCAAAAGAAAAAGATGATTTTAGAAAAAATTTCCGAGCTATGCAGGAAAAAAATGATAATAAAGGTTTAATTGCCCTAATGAAAAAATACATTGAAAAATATCCAAATGATGCCTATGCATACGAAGTTATGGGATCATTATATGTTTCAGAGAATAATACAAAGGAAGCTGATAAATATTTTTCAAAAGCTATTGAATTAGGTGATGATGATACTGGTAAATATTCTTTTGTTCTTTTATATGCAAATGAAAAAAAAGGAGTCAAAAGGAAACAGGCTGATAAATATTTTGAAGAATTATCACAAGGAAGCTATTCGGAAAGAGGGCTTAGGGAACTTAGAATAAGTAAAACCGAAGCATTAACTGGTAATGCTTATGCGATATTAAGATTAGCAGCTTTTTATTATGATTCTGGACATCCGAGACAAGCTGAAAAATATGCAAAAGAGTTTTTAGAATTTGATAAAGAAGATTACTTTATTATAGAAATGCTGTCTGGAACATATTTTGAACAAAAAAAATATGCGGAAGCAGAGAAATTTCTTTTACCACTTGCGAAAAAAGGGAATACACAAGCACAATGGTTTTTAGCAATGGGATATTTTGAAACTAAGAAGTTTAAAGAAGCAGAAAGCTGGGCAAAAAAGGCATTGGATGGAGCAAAAAAAGAAGGTTCTTTTAGTAAACATATAGAACAATTATTAATGATGTTAGATGGAGAATTAAATAAATAA
- a CDS encoding tetratricopeptide repeat protein: protein MKKVLIGLFLVTSLSVLGAKSQKKTASTSNYTANVNNQYFAVDGSLMNMYSKEKTEFKNKYMALTEKRDKKNLIALLKEYVKKYPNDAYAYEEIGTDYDILGNQKEAEKYYLKAIELGDNDTGVYSLALLYSDEDSLKLLNLTAKEKNEKKSIVDKYEKQLSDAGFTHDKLKELRSHKQMALIGNAYSIYRLAVHYYGTKNYKMAEKYAKDFLEFDNKNPEILNILKNISK from the coding sequence ATGAAAAAAGTTTTAATTGGATTATTTTTGGTAACAAGTTTAAGTGTTCTAGGTGCAAAGAGCCAGAAAAAAACTGCAAGCACTTCAAATTATACGGCAAATGTAAATAACCAGTATTTTGCAGTAGACGGAAGCCTTATGAATATGTATTCAAAAGAAAAAACAGAATTTAAAAATAAATATATGGCTTTAACTGAAAAGAGAGATAAGAAAAATCTGATTGCATTATTAAAAGAATATGTAAAAAAATATCCAAATGATGCTTACGCTTATGAAGAGATAGGAACTGATTATGATATATTAGGCAATCAAAAAGAGGCAGAGAAGTATTATTTAAAAGCAATTGAATTAGGAGATAACGACACAGGCGTGTACTCACTGGCTTTATTATACAGTGATGAAGATTCTCTAAAATTATTAAATTTGACTGCTAAAGAGAAAAATGAAAAAAAGAGCATAGTAGACAAATATGAAAAGCAACTCTCAGATGCTGGTTTTACGCATGATAAACTTAAAGAACTTAGAAGCCACAAACAAATGGCATTAATTGGTAATGCTTATTCAATATACCGATTAGCAGTCCATTATTATGGTACTAAAAATTATAAGATGGCAGAAAAATATGCGAAGGACTTTTTAGAATTTGATAATAAAAATCCAGAAATTTTGAATATACTAAAAAATATTTCAAAATAA
- a CDS encoding tetratricopeptide repeat protein yields the protein MKKVLIGLFLIASLSVLGVNKGKVPMQRDIDYVRYHYELDSKYENLFSKEKKEFKDKWGNNNKKNLIALVKKYIEKYPDDAYAYEVLGTAYMSDNFKEAEANFLKAIKLGDDDTAKYSLALLYADKGEKDNDKEKTKLAEKYLKELENEGINSHYNLENLRNVKNGALIGYAEPIFGLAAYYDNYENYKISEKYATEFLEFDKENLDNLMFLSNAYIAQKKYAESEKLFLPLAQKGMMQAQYLLALGYYHAGNLKEAEKWAKKTLEKPERKQSDDIEAAKELLNRINSKLKELNKK from the coding sequence ATGAAAAAAGTTTTAATTGGTTTATTTTTAATAGCAAGTTTAAGTGTCTTGGGTGTGAATAAAGGAAAAGTCCCAATGCAGCGTGATATAGATTATGTACGGTATCATTATGAATTGGATTCTAAGTATGAAAACTTATTCTCAAAAGAAAAGAAAGAATTTAAGGATAAATGGGGAAATAATAATAAAAAGAATTTAATTGCTCTAGTAAAAAAATATATTGAAAAATATCCAGATGATGCTTATGCTTACGAAGTTCTAGGTACAGCGTATATGTCGGATAATTTTAAGGAAGCGGAAGCAAATTTTTTAAAGGCTATAAAGCTGGGGGATGATGACACAGCGAAGTATTCTTTAGCTCTTTTGTATGCTGATAAAGGCGAAAAGGATAACGATAAGGAAAAAACAAAACTTGCTGAGAAATATTTGAAAGAATTAGAGAATGAAGGAATTAATTCCCACTATAATCTTGAAAATCTTAGAAATGTTAAAAATGGTGCGTTAATAGGGTATGCTGAACCAATATTTGGATTAGCGGCTTATTATGATAATTATGAAAATTATAAAATATCAGAAAAATATGCTACGGAATTTTTGGAATTTGATAAGGAAAATTTAGATAATTTAATGTTTTTAAGCAACGCATACATTGCTCAGAAAAAATATGCAGAATCAGAAAAACTATTTTTACCACTCGCTCAAAAAGGGATGATGCAGGCACAATATCTTTTAGCACTTGGATATTATCACGCTGGAAATCTTAAGGAAGCAGAAAAATGGGCTAAAAAGACGCTGGAAAAACCTGAAAGAAAACAGTCAGATGATATTGAAGCAGCGAAAGAATTGCTGAATCGAATAAATTCAAAATTAAAAGAATTAAATAAAAAATAA
- the rpsB gene encoding 30S ribosomal protein S2, whose translation MAVITMKQLLEVGAHFGHQAKRWNPKMKPYIFTERNGIHILDLHQTLGATETAYEFVRQISEEGGKVLFVGTKKQAQEAIKEEAERAGGFYVNHRWLGGLLTNLNTIKTRVKRLKELEEMDADGTLDEAYTKKEAGLLRKEMAKLSKNIGGIKEMNTLPAALFVVDIKKEFLALEEAKKLGIPVIALIDTNVDPDLVTYKIPANDDAIRSVKLFAQVIANAAIEGNGGIENVVEGAEVEVPANEEIVEEVVEEVVEETTEA comes from the coding sequence ATGGCAGTAATTACAATGAAACAATTATTAGAAGTAGGAGCTCATTTTGGACATCAGGCAAAAAGATGGAACCCTAAAATGAAACCTTATATTTTTACAGAAAGAAACGGAATCCACATTTTGGATTTACACCAAACTTTAGGAGCAACTGAAACAGCTTACGAATTTGTAAGACAAATTTCTGAAGAAGGTGGAAAAGTATTATTCGTAGGAACTAAAAAACAAGCTCAGGAAGCTATTAAAGAAGAAGCAGAAAGAGCTGGAGGATTCTATGTAAACCACAGATGGTTAGGTGGACTTTTAACTAACTTGAACACAATCAAAACAAGAGTAAAAAGATTAAAAGAATTAGAAGAAATGGATGCTGATGGAACTTTAGACGAAGCATATACTAAAAAAGAAGCTGGATTATTAAGAAAGGAAATGGCAAAACTTTCTAAAAATATCGGTGGAATCAAAGAAATGAACACTTTACCAGCTGCATTGTTCGTAGTTGACATCAAAAAAGAATTCTTAGCATTAGAAGAAGCTAAAAAATTGGGAATCCCTGTAATCGCATTAATCGATACAAACGTAGATCCTGATTTAGTAACTTACAAAATCCCAGCAAATGATGATGCTATAAGATCAGTAAAATTATTTGCACAAGTTATTGCAAATGCAGCAATCGAAGGAAACGGTGGAATTGAAAACGTTGTTGAAGGAGCAGAAGTAGAAGTTCCTGCAAACGAAGAAATCGTTGAGGAAGTAGTAGAAGAAGTTGTTGAAGAAACTACAGAAGCATAG